Below is a genomic region from Thermoanaerobaculia bacterium.
GTCGAAGGCCCGCATGACCTGGTCACCGGTATTGGTGGGCGGGGCGCTCGCCAGCCAGAACGGATTGGGGGACCGGATGCCCGCGAAGTCGATGGAGAGGTCGGCCATGGTCGCTCGCTCCTACTCGTGTCCGGCCCGCATCGGCGAGTCGGGGCGGATCTCGATATCGAGCGCTGCGCAGATGCCGCGAGCGGCCCGTTTGCCGTCCTGAACGGCGGTCACGACGAGCTCGCCGCCGCGCATGGCGTCGCCGCCCGAGAAGACCCTCGGGTGGCCGGTCGCCCCGGTTCGCGGATCGGCCACCAGCGAGCCGCGATCGTCGATTCTCAGGCCCGAGAAGCACTCGGCAAGCTCCCGCAGGCGCGCCTGTCCGATCGCCACGATGGCGACGTCGCAGCGCTGGAGCTCGCCCGACTCGAGCTCGACCCCGGCCAACTGACCTTCCGGCCCGCGCACGAATCGCGCCGGGACCGCGCGCTCGACCAGAACGACTCCCGCGAGCCGGGCAAGCTCGAGTTCGTGCGCGTAGCCGCTCATTTCCAACGTCGTTCTGCGGTAGAGCATGCTCACCGACGGCACGCCGAGGCCAGCCAGCTCGCGGGCGACGTCGATCGCGGTATTGCCGCCGCCGATCACGACCGCCCGGCGCGCGCCGGCGACGAGCGCGCCCGGCGCCCCGCTCGGATCCTTGCCGAGCTTCATCCGTTCGATCCACTCGACCGCTCCGATGACGCCCGGGCCACTCTCGCCCGGGATGCCGAGCTTCACGTCGGTGCCGAGGCCGGGTCCCAGGAAGACGGCGTCGTAGCTGCGCAGCAGCTCCTCGGCGATCGGACCCGGCGCGACCTCGACGCCGGTGCGGATCTCGACGCCGAGCGAGCGGACGAACTCCACTTCGACGAGCGCGTCGTCGGCCGGCATCTTGTAGGGAGCGACACCCGAGGTGTTGAGCCCGCCTGCGAGCCGGCGGCGCTCGAAGATCGTGACGGCGAAACCCTCCAGCGCGAGATACGAAGCACAGGCGAGCGACGCCGGCCCGGCGCCCACGCACGCCGCCCGGCGGCCGTTGGCTGGCGCCCGCGAAAGGAGCGTCGCCGCCTGGCCGCCGCGCATCAGGGCCTCGGTGGCGAAGCGCTGCAGACGGCCGATGGCGATCGGCGGATCGCGGTCCCAGGCGTTGTAGACGCAAGCCCCGGCGCACAGGACCTCGACCGGGCAGACGCGTGCGCACGAGTAGCCGAGCACGTTGGCGGACAGGATCGTCCGGGCCGCGCCGCGGACGTTTCCAGTGCCGATCTTGCGGATGAACGTGGGAACGTCGATGCCGGTGGGGCAGGCCGCGATGCACGGAGCATCCTCGCAGTACAGGCAGCGGGCGGACTCGACCGCCGCCTCGGACGGCGAGAAGAGCGGCTTGGCGTCGGGCAGGTGCCGCTCCAGGCGGTCTTCGGGGAGCTTCACGGCTCGACGCTCGCTGGCTGCGGGAAGTGCGCGG
It encodes:
- a CDS encoding FAD-dependent oxidoreductase translates to MKLPEDRLERHLPDAKPLFSPSEAAVESARCLYCEDAPCIAACPTGIDVPTFIRKIGTGNVRGAARTILSANVLGYSCARVCPVEVLCAGACVYNAWDRDPPIAIGRLQRFATEALMRGGQAATLLSRAPANGRRAACVGAGPASLACASYLALEGFAVTIFERRRLAGGLNTSGVAPYKMPADDALVEVEFVRSLGVEIRTGVEVAPGPIAEELLRSYDAVFLGPGLGTDVKLGIPGESGPGVIGAVEWIERMKLGKDPSGAPGALVAGARRAVVIGGGNTAIDVARELAGLGVPSVSMLYRRTTLEMSGYAHELELARLAGVVLVERAVPARFVRGPEGQLAGVELESGELQRCDVAIVAIGQARLRELAECFSGLRIDDRGSLVADPRTGATGHPRVFSGGDAMRGGELVVTAVQDGKRAARGICAALDIEIRPDSPMRAGHE